In Cryptococcus gattii WM276 chromosome A, complete sequence, one genomic interval encodes:
- a CDS encoding Cytoplasm protein, putative (Similar to TIGR gene model, INSD accession AAW41138.1), whose amino-acid sequence MSGPQFDISRLSAAAVSIQGRHFIDSHGRVLHLRGANVSAASKVPAFPPPKIHDHAQASYVGRPFPLEEADEHWARLQSWGLTFVRITVTWDALEHKERGVYDEDYLAYLRALLQSMEPYGLVAYIAIHQDVWSRYCGGSGAPGWTLEAAGFDLSNEGENLALSGAAFLDGIKSGRLAGERGLWPTGYQKLAAATMNTLFWGGETFVPSLKVASQVDGKWVSRNIQVYLQEAFLAATAKLVKAVGDLETVMGFELMNEPHPGFIGLQSIHEWDYNTDLHLGQFPSPLQSFSMGAGHPTPNVPVYTRSFPFPTRITSYVTANPEGACAWTSKECPWEKHGVWRWSEVRKEPAVLQQDYFTKNRDGGNVDFYEDFYFPFVRKWEQVIEENTTSTKGLKARMVEAIPNELCPEWKEESRPKNMVYAPHWYDLNMLFKKKFGFMSVNVQGLARGMFVLRALYFGTAAAKANYALQIKALVLAARLKLGPVPMIFGECGVPMDINNEEAFRTGDWKWQERSMDALICAMEGALMGFNLWTYNPANRDDIGDDWNAENFSWYSESNRAKLLKNAEKGSDCLDVGARLLNVIVRPYPIATAGNPTSLAYDASACTFTYRFRSPLRVSTAAPSPEEYTEIFLPRRVFRKESTEWTVTSGGKVHVDWDRERAFVWFEDSSLTAAKIKEDMKSRRIDIWVTGQKVEESWSTAQILVTVMILLLAVLVAYYAQLYEWEKDKMIFQRLREATGM is encoded by the exons ATGTCCGGCCCACAGTTCGATATATCTCGCCTATCTGCAGCCGCAGTCTCTATTCAAGGTCGGCATTTTATCGACTCGCACGGTAGGGTCTTACACCTGCGAGGCGCCAACGTTTCCGCTGCAAGCAAAGT ACCTGCATTCCCTCCACCCAAAATTCACGATCATGCCCAGGCCAGTTATGTCGGACGACCATTCCCACTTGAAGAGGCTGATGAACACTGGGCAAGGCTCCAGTCATGGGGTTTGACATTTG TGAGGATAACCGTTACTTGGGACGCACTCGAACACAAGGAGAG AGGTGTATATGACGAAGATTACCTTGCATACTTGAGAGCATTGCTTCAAAGCATGGAGCCTTACGGGCTCGTCGCATATATT GCCATTCATCAAGATGTATGGTCGAGATACTGCGGAGGA TCTGGCGCACCCGGATGGACACTCGAAGCTGCGGGTTTTGACCTTTCAAACGAGGGCGAGAACTTGGCTTTGTCAGGTGCCGCCTTCCTTGACGGCATCAAGAGTGGAAGGCTCGCAGGCGAGAGAGGGTTATGGCCAACTG GGTACCAAAAACTCGCAGCGGCTACCATGAA CACTTTATTTTGGGGTGGAGAGACGTTTGTGCCTTCGCTTAAAGTAGCTTCCCAAGTCGATGGAAAATGGGTGTCTCGCAACATTCAGGTATACTTGCAAGAGGCCTTCCTTGCTGCTACTGCGAAGCTTGTGAAGGCTGTGGGTGATCTCGAGACCGTCATGGGTTTTGAA CTTATGAATGAGCCCCATCCTGGGTTCATTGGTCTCCAGTCTATTCACGAATGG GATTATAACACTGACCTTCATTTGGGCCAATTCCCCTCTCCGCTTCAATCATTCTCTATGGGCGCCGGCCACCCTACTCCCAATGTACCTGTTTATACTCgctctttccctttcccaACTCGTATAACTTCTTACGTGACAGCCAACCCCGAAGGAGCTTGCGCCTGGACCAGTAAGGAATGCCCCTGGGAGAAGCATGGTGTTTGGCGATGGAGCGAAGTAAGGAAGGAGCCTGCTGTTCTGCAGCAAGACTACTTTACAAAAAACCGCGACGGAGGCAATGTTGATTTCTATGAAGACTTCTACTTCCCATTTGTGAGAAAATGGGAGCAAGTGATCGAAGAGAATACGACCTCAACAAAGGGGTTGAAAGCTAGGATGGTGGAAGCAATCCCCAATGAGCTTTGCCCGGAATGGAAAGAGGAGTCACGGCCCAAGAATATGGTGTATGCGCCTCATTGGTATGATCTGAACATGTTGTTCAAGAAGAAGTTCGGATTCATGTCAGTAAATGTTCAGGGCCTTGCTCGG GGTATGTTTGTTCTTCGAGCGCTGTATTTTGGTACTGCTGCGGCCAAAGCCAATTATGCCCTTCAGATAAAGGCCCTCGTCCTTGCTGCTCGACTCAAACTTGGGCCTGTACCTATGATCTTTGGTGAATGCGGTGTTCCCATGGACATCAA TAACGAAGAAGCCTTCAGGACTGGAGACTGGAAATGGCAAGAACGGTCTATGGATGCCCTTATTTGTGCGATGGAAGGCGCATTAATGGGATTCAA TTTATGGACCTACAATCCTGCTAATCGCGACGACATTGGTGATGAT TGGAATGCGGAGAATTTCTCCTGGTATTCAGAAAGCAATCGGGCAAAGCTCCTTAAGAATGCTGAAAAAGGTTCAGATTGTTTGGACGTGGGAGCTCGTCTGTTGAATGTTATCGTT CGCCCTTACCCGATCGCCACCGCTGGTAACCCTACTTCTCTTGCTTATGATGCAAGCGCTTGTACTTTTACATATCGTTTCCGATCTCCTTTGAGGGTGTCAACCGCGGCTCCCAGTCCTGAAGAATACACCGAAatcttccttcctcgtcGCGTGTTCCGAAAAGAGTCCACAGAATGGACAGTCACATCTGGGGGCAAAGTCCATGTCGACTGGGATAGAGAGCGGGCATTTGTGTGGTTCGAAGATTCGAGTTTGACGGCAGCAAAAATTAAAGAGGACATGAAGTCGCGTCGAATTGATATTTGGGTAACAGGCCAAAAGGTAGAGGAAAGTTGGTCCACTGCACAAATCCTGGTGACAGTAATGATCCTGCTGTTGGCTGTATTGGTGGCATATTACGCACAGCTTTACGAATGGGAGAAAGATAAGATGATTTTCCAACGCCTTAGGGAGGCCACTGGAATGTAG
- a CDS encoding Hypothetical protein (Similar to TIGR gene model, INSD accession AAW41136.1; CNA06010) has translation MDLPHDNIEAVVDSIDPYPEPPESDGPHLSASDAHPIIHDLPGPSTTYIPRQPSPPLPDLRTRSFPVVDATDDEDDEDDEPIATLPIYLSPGLGEQGLDLYQYPLQHRDINVPTWARDRGKTISTRVKEKIGRVEVEIPVDAGAAYWREDRASDLGFVVDVNGDDGPVGGYSFGGKEKDKKGREKAPKKKEEKWGDKMRLRSELVPNVTGYYSGVVRDGNYICFYGLMCINNLTGALHLHPISRVLQFRTSLGYLDDVDQKSRSRRLANGAVNGAGDSDEEEAPKKKKAPPAPVAKPRRVLDEEDNDGTGSIKDFRNKMWAMAIKEDEDSWVSYSWKAGEDDAVGDALGSLILDEEKRERLTCQTRPLDYLDRAV, from the exons ATGGACTTACCCCACGACAACATAGAGGCAGTCGTAGACTCCATTGACCCATACCCAGAACCTCCTGAATCAGACGGCCCACACTTATCCGCGAGCGATGCACATCCCATCATCCATGACCTTCCCGGACCCTCCACAACATACATCCCTCGCCAGCCTTCCCCGCCCTTGCCAGATCTGAGGACAAGAAGCTTCCCGGTCGTGGATGCCACCGATGACGAGGACGACGAAGACGACGAACCGATAGCTACTTTGCCCATCTATCTGTCTCCAGGCTTGGGCGAGCAAGGTTTGGATTTGTATCAGTATCCTCTGCAACATCGGGACATCAATGTTCCCACATGGGCTAGAGATCGGGGCAAGACTATATCGACCCGTGTCAAGGAAAAGATTGGGAGGGTGGAAGTGGAAATTCCTGTTGACGCTGGCGCGGCTTACTGGCGAGAAGACCGCGCTTCAGACCTTGGTTTTGTTGTGGACGTCAACGGGGACGACGGCCCTGTTGGTGGATACAGTTTTGGcggaaaagaaaaggataAGAAGGGCAGGGAAAAGGCcccaaagaagaaagaagaaaaatggGGTGACAAGATGAGATTGAGGAGTGAATTGGTGCCCAATGTTACAGGGTACTACTCTGGTGTGGTCCGAGATGGTAATTACATATGTTTCTATGGACTGATGTGTATTAACAATCTCACAGGAGCTTTACATCTTCATCCAATCTCTCGTGTACTGCAATTCCGAACTTCGCTCGGATATCTCGACGACGTCGACCAGAAATCACGCTCCCGTCGATTAGCAAATGGCGCTGTCAACGGCGCCGGAGATTCcgacgaggaggaggcgcccaagaagaaaaaggcTCCACCTGCCCCTGTTGCCAAACCACGTCGTGTTCTGGACGAAGAGGACAATGATGGCACTGGATCTATTAAGGATTTCAGAAATAAGATGTGGGCCATGGCTATcaaggaggacgaggatAGCTGGGTGAGCTACAGTTGGAAAGCCGGAGAA GATGACGCAGTGGGAGATGCGCTTGGGTCGCTGATTCtggatgaggagaagagggagaggcTGACATGCCAAACGAGACCGCTTGACTACCTTGACAGGGCGGTATAG
- a CDS encoding uncharacterized protein (Similar to TIGR gene model, INSD accession AAW41085.1): MPKSDLEQLAEWRTLGARYSEETVHLAKRVLSSGNAGDQEWAVREQLAIAALDLGQTQLASEQIETLYGKFPGSPRVRILDGLKFEADGDISRASAVYEALLKEDETNITAHQRIISLALPSPSAVSSLLSYLDIFYSDPAAWSLLSDLYSEQGLYSQALGALGHLSIINSWDDGVVGRCGEVAYTLGDYHLALKYFLRAAEMQGGKETNVNSHRTRTWWGIKLAIQRLLDSPNLETSVPEDLQTSEKQLRLLDELATERLLDAGGQGVDVRRKVLYEEALTR, from the exons ATGCCCAAATCCGATCTTGAACAGCTGGCTGAGTGGAGGACACTCGGTGCTAGATATTCTGAAGAGACCGTACATCTCGCTAAGCGGGTCTTATCAAGCGGTAATGCTGGAGATCAAG AGTGGGCCGTAAGGGAACAACTCGCCATCGCTGCTCTTGATCTGGGCCAGACACAGCTAGCCTCA GAGCAAATCGAGACACTTTATGGGAAGTTTCCTGGCTCACCTCGAGTGCGGATCCTGGATGGGTTAAAATTCGAGGCCGACGGAGATATTTCGCGAGCCAGTGCGGTGTATGAGGCCCTTTTGAAGGAGGACGAGACAAACATT ACGGCCCATCAACGTATCATATCTCTTGCTCTCCCATCTCCTTCCGCTGTTTCTTCACTCCTCTCTTACCTTGACATTTTCTATTCCGATCCTGCCGCTTGGTCATTGCTGAGCGATTTATATTCTGAGCAAGGACTTTATTCTCAAGCACTCGGTGCTTTAGGGCACTTGTCCATCATAAATAGCTGGGATGACGGTGTCGTCGGACGTTGCGGTGAAGTGGCGTATACTTTGGG CGATTATCACTTGGCTTTGAAATACTTCCTGAGAGCAGCCGAGATGCAAGGCGGCAAGGAAACTAATGTGAACTCGCATCGTACAAGAACGTGGTGGGGAATCAAGCTG GCTATTCAACGGCTATTGGACTCTCCGAACTTAGAGACTTCTGTCCCTGAGGACCTTCAAACGTCTGAAAAACAATTGCGACTGTTGGACGAGCTGGCGACAGAGCGGCTGCTAGACGCTGGGGGCCAAGGAGTTGACGTGCGACGGAAAGTCCTCTACGAGGAAGCTTTGACGCGATGA
- a CDS encoding Acetylornithine transaminase, putative (Similar to TIGR gene model, INSD accession AAW41137.1) has translation MSARLFRISRTKYAAPLSRGYATELKPNLAYLQATHPDIAPAPTQSLIEEHSKYLLNTYVRPPILFSHGSSCTLTSTSGKDYLDFTAGIAVTALGHSDQGVNNVMVEQASKVGHASNIYWNEHAGELAKSLIENTRTHGGLGLGKAEREDKGGRVFFSNSGTEANEGALKFSRAYGKTISEDKTDIVCFSNAFHGRSFGALSCTPNPKYQAPFAPLVPGVKVGEYNDMSEERLKDLINEKTCGVIVEPIQGEGGVGEGKKEWFEMLGKRCKEVGAVLIYDEIQCGLFRSGEMWAHSSFPAAAQPDIVTMAKPLANGFPIGAIMVRSNIANSISPGMHGTTFGGQPIACAIGVHVLERLSAPTFLDNLRSTSAYLGEKAEKLPQLFPSLIKEIRGRGLIRGIAFKDESKPGELVKLARERGVLLLTAGKDAVRLVPALVVSNEECDKAMGVIESCLHIIQGDKA, from the exons ATGTCCGCCCGCCTCTTCCGCATCTCCCGCACAAAATATGCAGCCCCTCTCTCCAGGGGCTACGCTACAGAGCTCAAG CCCAACTTGGCCTACCTCCAAGCCACACACCCCGACATCGCTCCTGCCCCCACCCAGTCCCTCATCGAAGAACACTCCAAATATCTCCTCAACACCTATGTGCGACCCCCcattctcttctcccacGGCTCTTCATGCACCCTTACCTCCACCAGCGGTAAAGATTACCTCGACTTCACAGCCGGTATCGCTGTCACTGCTTTGGGCCACTCTGACCAGGGTGTCAACAATGTTATGGTCGAGCAAGCAAGCAAGGTCGGGCACGCGAGCAATATCTACTGGAACGAACATGCTGGAGAGCTCGCCAAGTCCCTAATAGAAAACACCCGAACTCATGGCGGCCTTGGTCTCGGTAAGGCCGAACGAGAAGACAAGGGCGGCCGAGTATTCTTCTCCAATTCTGGTACAGAAGCAAACGAAGGTGCTCTAAAATTTTCCCGAGCCTACGGCAAGACCATTTCCGAGGACAAGACTGACATTGTCTGCTTCTCTAACGCCTTCCACGGCCGTTCATTTGGTGCTCTCTCATGTACTCCCAATCCCAAGTACCAAGCTCCTTTCGCTCCTCTGGTTCCCGGTGTTAAGGTTGGAGAGTACAATGACATGTCTGAAGAGAGGCTCAAGGACTTGATCAACGAAAAGACATGCGGTGTCATCGTGGAACCTATTCAGGGTGAAGGTGGTGTGGGtgaagggaagaaggaatggTTTGAAATGCTTGGAAAAAGGTGCAAGGAGGTCGGGGCTGTTTTGATCTACGATGAGATTCAG TGCGGTCTCTTTAGGTCCGGTGAAATGTGGGCTCACTCCAGTTTCCCTGCTGCGGCCCAGCCAGACATTGTCACTATGGCAAAGCCTCTCGCCAACGGCTTCCCCATTGGAGCTATCATGGTCCGCTCCAACATTGCGAACAGTATCTCCCCCGGTATGCACGGTACCACCTTTGGTGGCCAGCCCATTGCCTGTGCCATCGGTGTCCATGTACTCGAACGTCTTTCCGCTCCCACATTCCTTGATAATCTTCGGAGCACAAGTGCTTACCTTGGGGAGAAAGCTGAAAAACTACCACAGCTATTCCCTAGCTTGATCAAGGAGATTCGAGGGAGGGGTTTGATCAGGGGTATCGCGTTCAAGGACGAGAGCAAACCAGGAGAGCTTGTAAAGCTTGCCAGGGAAAGGGGTGTTTTGCTTTTGACAGCCGGTAAGGATGCCGTTAGGCTTGTTCCTGCCCTGGTCGTGAGCAACGAGGAGTGTGACAAGGCTATGGGTGTTATTGAGAGCTGTTTGCATATCATTCAGGGAGATAAAGCATAA